Below is a genomic region from Flexivirga aerilata.
ACCGTCGGGCGCCACCCCTTGTCGCGCAGGTGGTCCAGGCCCTCGCGGAAGTCGGTGAAGAACGCGCGCGACCGCACGTCGACGACGGCGGCCAGCTGGGGCATCTCCTCGTTGTCGCGGGAGATCAGGTCGGCCATCGAGACCAGCAACTGTGGCGGCAGATTGTCGATGACGTACCAGCCGCCGTCCTCCAGCACGTTGGCCGCCGTGGTCCGTCCGGCACCGCTCATGCCGGTGACGACGATGAGCTCCGCCGAACGGGCGGACGGCTCGTCGAGGTCGGTCATCCGGTGGTCTCCTGGTTCTGTTCCGGGGTGGTCGGGTCGGTGGTCGGGTTGGTGGTCGGGTCGGTCGACACATCGGGTGCGTCGGTGCTCCCGTCGTCCAGCACCTCGCCCGTGGTCAGGTTGACCGCGGGTGCGGCGCCGTCATCCTCTCGCAGGTGCGCGTGGATCGTCGCGGCAAGCGCCGGACCGATGCCCTTCACGCCACCGATCTGCTCGACGGTCGCCGAGCGCAGCCGCTTCACCGACCCGAACTCGCGCAGCAACGCCTTACGGCGCACCTCGCCGAGACCCGGTATGCCGTCCAGCGCGGAACGCGTCATCGCCTTGGACCGGCGCTGCCGGTGGAAGGTGATCGCGAAGCGGTGCGCCTCGTCCCGGACGCGTTGCAGCAGGTAGAGCCCGTCGCTGGTGCGCGGGAGGATGACCGGGAAGTCGTCGTCCGGCAACCACACCTCCTCGAGGCGCTTGGCCAGGCCCACCACCGCGACGTCGTCGATGCCGAGTCGCTCCAGCGCACGGGCCGCGGCGTCGACCTGCGGCTTGCCGCCGTCGACCACCACGAGCTGTGGCGGATAGGCGAATCGCTTGGGTTTGCCGGTGGTTTCGTCGATCGGGCCGCTGGCGACGGCCGGGCCCTCCTCGATGACGGTGGTCCCGTCGTCGCCAGTGTTGCTGGTCTCGTCGCTGTCGCCGGTGTCGTCGAGCTCGATGTCGCCGGCATTGTCACGCTCGTCCAGGTAACGCCGGAAGCGCCGGGTCAGCACCTCGTCCATCGCCGCGGTGTCGTCCAGCCGCACCGAGCCGTCCGGCTGCGGGGTGCCGCGCACGATGAAGCGCCGGTATTCGCCCTTGCGGGGCAGGCCGTCCTCGAAGACGACCATCGACGCGACGACGTTGGTGCCCTGCACGTGGCTGACGTCGAAACACTCGATGCGCAGCGGCGCCTGGTCGAGCGACAGCGCCTCCTGCAGGTCCTGCAGGGCTTGGCTGCGCGCCGTCAGATCGCCGGCGCGGGCCACCTTGTGCCGGGCGAGCGCCTGGGTCGCGTTGCGCTGCACGGTCTCCATCAACGTGCGCTTGTCGCCGCGCTGCGGCACGCGCAACTCGACGCGGGCCCGGCGCAGACCCGCCAGCCACTCCTGCATCGCCTCGGCGTCCGGCGGCAGGACCGGCACCAGCACCTCGCGCGGCACACCCTCGGGGGACTCCCCGCCATACACCTGCAGCAGGAGGCGTTCGACGACCTCGGCGACCCCGAGATCGCCCTCGCTCTGCTTGTCGACGACCCAGCCGCGCTGCCCGCGGATCCGGCCGCCGCGGACGTGGAAGACCTGCACGGCGGCCTCGAGCTCGTCGTCGTCGATGCCGAAGACGTCGGCGTCGGTGGCGTCGCCGAGCACGACCGCCGACCGCTCCAGGGCCTTCTCCAGCGCCTGCAGGTCGTCCCGTCGCCTGGCCGCGGTCTCGAAGTCGAGTTCCGCACTGGCGGCACGCATTTCGCGCTCGAGACGCTTCACGAAGCGGCTGGTGTTGCCAGCCATGAACTCGCAGAAGTCCTCCGCGATCTCTCGGTGCTCCTCCGGCGTCACCCGGCCGACGCAGGGCGCCGAGCACTTGTCGATGTAGCCGAGCAGGCAGGGGCGGCCGACCTGCCCGGCGCGCTTGAAGACGCCGCTGCTGCAGGTGCGCACCGGGAAGACGCGGAGCAGCTGATCGAGGGTCTCGCGGATCGCCCAGGCGTGCGCGTAGGGCCCGAAATACCTGGTGCCCTTGCGTTTTGCGCCACGCATCACCTGCGCGCGCGGAAACTCCTCGCCCATCGTGACCGCGAGATAGGGATAGGACTTGTCGTCGCGGTACTTGACGTTGAAGCGCGGGTCGTACTCCTTGATCCAGGAATACTCGAGCTGTAACGCCTCGACCTCGTTGCGCACGACGGTCCACTCGACACTCGCGCCGGTGAGCACCATCGTGCGGGTGCGCGGGTGCAGCGCGGAGATGTCCTGGAAGTAGGACGACAGGCGGCTGCGCAGCGACTTGGCCTTGCCGACGTAGATCACCCGGCCGTCCTTGTCGCGGAACCGGTAGACACCGGGGTCGACCGGGATCTCCCCCGGCTTCGGGCGGTAGGTCGACGGGTCTGCCACCCACCCAGCTTATGAACCGGCGCCCACACCCGACGCTTCCGGGGCGTGCACAGGTCGCGTGCACAGGTCGCGACCGTTGCGGGTTGTGCACGGGGCTAGGGCACCTCGATCAGGAGATGACGATCGTGCTGCCCTGGACGGTCGCGGTCTTGGCGGGCAGCGGCTTGCTCGCCGGACCCTGCAGGACCGAGCCGTCCTTGATGCTGAACTCGCTGCCGTGACAGGGGCACATGATCTTCTCGCCCTGCACCTGCGTGACCGGGCACCCCTGGTGGGTGCAGATGTTGCTGAACGCCTTGAAGCTGCCGGCGGTCGGCTGGGTGACGACCGCCTTGAGGTCGGCGTCGATCACCCCGCTGCCGACCGGCACCTTCGAAGTCGGTATGCCGGCAGCCGCGCCCGCCGAGCCGCCCGTGGAAGCACCTGCGCCCGAGCCGCCCGACGCAGCTGCGCCCGCCGAGGACCCGGCCCCGGCCGATGACCCGGACGAGCCCGATGACCCCGACGAGCCGCAGCCGGTCAGCAGCGCAGCCGCGACCAGGCCGCCGCCGAGGCCGGCTGTGCGCAGCACCAGCCGCCGTTCGGGCTCCGCGGCGGCGTCGGCGAGGTGGTCCGGGGACTGCGGGGCGTTCTGCGCGCGATCGGTCATGCACCCATCATGGCCGGTTGACCCGCCAATCGGGTGCTCGACAACTGCGAGTTTGCTGAGCGGAGGGTGCTGGGCGGCTACTTCTCGGCCGCCGCCTTTTTCGCCGCAGCTTTCTTCGCGGGCGCCTTCGCAGTGGACGACTTCGGAGTGGACGCCTTGGCAGTGGACGCCTTGCCAGTGGACCCCGCAGTGGACGCCTTCGCCGTGCGGGTGGTGCTCCGCGTGGTGGTGCGCGCCTGCGCCGCGGCGGTGCGCTTGGTCGCCGCCGGCTTCGCCGACGTGCTGCCGCCCGTGCCCGTGCCGTTGCCCGCGCCCTTCCCGGCCGGCTTCTTCGCGCCGGCCGCCCGGCTCTGCGACGGACGCTCGGCCGCACCCTTGGCCAGCAACGGCGCAAGGAACTGGCCGGTGTAGCTCTCAGGCACCTGCGCGACCTCCTCGGGCGTGCCGGTGGCCACGACCGTGCCACCGCGGAAGCCGCCCTCGGGTCCCATGTCGACGATCCAGTCGGCGGACTTGATCACGTCGAGGTTGTGCTCGATCACCACCACCGTGTTGCCCTTGTCGACCAGCCCCTGGAGCACCCCCAGCAGCTTGCGGATGTCCTCGAAGTGCAGACCGGTGGTCGGCTCGTCGAGCACATAGATGGTCCGGCCGGTCGACCGCTTCTGCAGCTCGGCGGCGAGCTTCACCCGCTGCGCCTCGCCACCGGAGAGCGTCGGCGCCGGCTGACCGAGCCGGACGTAGCCGAGACCGACGTCGACCAGAGTCTTCATGTGCCGGGAGATCGCCGGCACCGCCGCGAAGAACTCGTTGGCCTCCTCGATCGGCATGTCCAGCACGTCGGCGATCGTCTTGCCCTTGAAGTGCACCTCGAGGGTCTCGCGGTTGTAGCGCGCGCCGTGGCACACCTCGCACGGGACGTAGACGTCCGGCAGGAAGTTCATCTCGATCTTGATGGTGCCGTCGCCCTGGCAGTTCTCGCAGCGTCCGCCCTTGACATTGAAGGAGAACCGCCCCGGCTGGTAGCCGCGGACCTTGGCCTCGGTCGTCTCGGCGAACAACCGGCGGACGTGGTCGAACACCCCGGTGTAGGTCGCCGGGTTGCTGCGCGGGGTGCGACCGATCGGGCTCTGGTCGACGTGCACGACCTTGTCGAGCTGGTCGAGCCCCTCGACGGTGCGGTGCCGGCCCGGCACGTGACGTGCGCCGTTGAGCTGGTTGGCCAGCACGTTGTAGAGGATCTCGTTGACCAGCGTCGACTTGCCCGAACCCGAAACGCCAGTGACCGCAACGAGATTGCCGAGCGGGATGCTGACGTCGATGTTTTGCAGGTTGTGCTCGCGCGCACCGCGGACGGTGATCTCCCGGCCGTCGTGCGGGCGACGTATGGCGGGAGTCGCGATCTCACGCCGTCCCGCGAGGTAGGCGCCGGTGATCGACTCGGCGTTGTCGAGCAGCTCGCGCACCGGGCCGGAGTGCACCACCTTGCCGCCGTGCTCGCCCGCACCGGGGCCGATGTCGACGACCCAGTCGGCGGTGGCGATGGTGTCCTCGTCGTGCTCGACCACGATCAGTGTGTTGCCGAGGTCGCGCAACCGGGTGAGGGTCTCGATCAGCCGGTGGTTGTCCCGCTGGTGCAGCCCGATCGACGGCTCGTCGAGCACGTAGAGCACGCCGACCAGGCCGGAGCCGATCTGGGTGGCGAGCCGGATGCGCTGGGCCTCACCGCCGGACAGGGTGCCGGCCGGGCGGTCCAGCGACAGGTAGTCGAGGCCGACGTCGAGCAGGAAGCCCAGCCGCGCGTCGATCTCGCGGATCACCCGCTCGGCGATCTGCCGCTCGCGCGCGGTGAAGTCGACGCCGTCGAGGAAGCCGGCCGACTGCGAGATCGGCAGGGCGCACACGTCGGCGATCGACCGGCCGCCGATCGTCACCGCGAGCGACTCGGGCTTGAGCCGCGCACCGTGACAGACCGGGCACGGCACCTCGCGCATGTAGCCCTCGTAGCGGTCCCGGCTCCAGTCGGACTCGGTCTCGGCGTGCCGCCGCTTCACGAAGGGGATGACGCCCTCGAAGCCGGTCGAGTAGCTGCGCTCCCGGCCGTAGCGGTTGCGGTACTTGACGTGCACCTTGTGGTCCTGCCCATGCAGCAGGGCCTCCTTGGCCCGCTCGGGCAGCGCGTGCCACGGCGTGTCGAGGTCGAACTTCAGGTCGTCGGCAAGCGCACCGATGACGCGCAGGAAGTAGTCCGACGACTGCGAGCCCTGCGCCCAGGGCAGGATCGCGCCCTCCCGGATCGACTTGTCCTCGTCGGGGATGATCAGCGTGACGTCCACCTCGAGCTCGGTACCGAGGCCGGTGCACGCCGGGCAGGCGCCGAACGGCGAGTTGAAGGAGAACGACCGCGGCTCGATCTCGTCCATCCCGAGCGGGTGGTCGTTGGGGCAGGCCATCTTCTCGGAGAAGCGCCGCTCGCGCATCGGGTCGTCGACCTCGAAGTCGACCATCTCGGCGATCATCACCCCGCCGGCGAGCCCGAGCGCGGTCTCCACCGAGTCGGTGAGGCGCTGCTTGCCCGAGGTGTCGCCGGCCCGCGACACCAGGCGGTCGACGACGACGTCGATCGAGTGCTTCTTCTGCTTGGCGAGCTTCGGCGGGTCGGCGAGCGACACCACCTCGCCGTCGACCCGGGCCCGCGAGTAGCCCTTGCCCTGCAGCTCGGCGAACAGCTCGAGGTATTCGCCTTTGCGGGCCCGCACCACCGGTGCGAGCACCTGGAAGCGGGTGCGGTCGGGCAGTTCGAGCAGCCGGTCGACGATCTGCTGCGGGGTCTGCCGCTGCACCGGCTCGCCGCAGATCGGGCAGTGCGGCCGACCGGCCCGGGCGAAGAGCAGTCGCAGGTAGTCGTAG
It encodes:
- the uvrA gene encoding excinuclease ABC subunit UvrA, yielding MDPVPSPTTSTLPVSGRGHDHLRVRGAREHNLRDISVDLPRNALVVFTGLSGSGKSSLAFDTIFAEGQRRYVESLSAYARQFLGQMDKPDVDFIEGLSPAVSIDQKSTNRNPRSTVGTITEVYDYLRLLFARAGRPHCPICGEPVQRQTPQQIVDRLLELPDRTRFQVLAPVVRARKGEYLELFAELQGKGYSRARVDGEVVSLADPPKLAKQKKHSIDVVVDRLVSRAGDTSGKQRLTDSVETALGLAGGVMIAEMVDFEVDDPMRERRFSEKMACPNDHPLGMDEIEPRSFSFNSPFGACPACTGLGTELEVDVTLIIPDEDKSIREGAILPWAQGSQSSDYFLRVIGALADDLKFDLDTPWHALPERAKEALLHGQDHKVHVKYRNRYGRERSYSTGFEGVIPFVKRRHAETESDWSRDRYEGYMREVPCPVCHGARLKPESLAVTIGGRSIADVCALPISQSAGFLDGVDFTARERQIAERVIREIDARLGFLLDVGLDYLSLDRPAGTLSGGEAQRIRLATQIGSGLVGVLYVLDEPSIGLHQRDNHRLIETLTRLRDLGNTLIVVEHDEDTIATADWVVDIGPGAGEHGGKVVHSGPVRELLDNAESITGAYLAGRREIATPAIRRPHDGREITVRGAREHNLQNIDVSIPLGNLVAVTGVSGSGKSTLVNEILYNVLANQLNGARHVPGRHRTVEGLDQLDKVVHVDQSPIGRTPRSNPATYTGVFDHVRRLFAETTEAKVRGYQPGRFSFNVKGGRCENCQGDGTIKIEMNFLPDVYVPCEVCHGARYNRETLEVHFKGKTIADVLDMPIEEANEFFAAVPAISRHMKTLVDVGLGYVRLGQPAPTLSGGEAQRVKLAAELQKRSTGRTIYVLDEPTTGLHFEDIRKLLGVLQGLVDKGNTVVVIEHNLDVIKSADWIVDMGPEGGFRGGTVVATGTPEEVAQVPESYTGQFLAPLLAKGAAERPSQSRAAGAKKPAGKGAGNGTGTGGSTSAKPAATKRTAAAQARTTTRSTTRTAKASTAGSTGKASTAKASTPKSSTAKAPAKKAAAKKAAAEK
- the uvrC gene encoding excinuclease ABC subunit UvrC — translated: MADPSTYRPKPGEIPVDPGVYRFRDKDGRVIYVGKAKSLRSRLSSYFQDISALHPRTRTMVLTGASVEWTVVRNEVEALQLEYSWIKEYDPRFNVKYRDDKSYPYLAVTMGEEFPRAQVMRGAKRKGTRYFGPYAHAWAIRETLDQLLRVFPVRTCSSGVFKRAGQVGRPCLLGYIDKCSAPCVGRVTPEEHREIAEDFCEFMAGNTSRFVKRLEREMRAASAELDFETAARRRDDLQALEKALERSAVVLGDATDADVFGIDDDELEAAVQVFHVRGGRIRGQRGWVVDKQSEGDLGVAEVVERLLLQVYGGESPEGVPREVLVPVLPPDAEAMQEWLAGLRRARVELRVPQRGDKRTLMETVQRNATQALARHKVARAGDLTARSQALQDLQEALSLDQAPLRIECFDVSHVQGTNVVASMVVFEDGLPRKGEYRRFIVRGTPQPDGSVRLDDTAAMDEVLTRRFRRYLDERDNAGDIELDDTGDSDETSNTGDDGTTVIEEGPAVASGPIDETTGKPKRFAYPPQLVVVDGGKPQVDAAARALERLGIDDVAVVGLAKRLEEVWLPDDDFPVILPRTSDGLYLLQRVRDEAHRFAITFHRQRRSKAMTRSALDGIPGLGEVRRKALLREFGSVKRLRSATVEQIGGVKGIGPALAATIHAHLREDDGAAPAVNLTTGEVLDDGSTDAPDVSTDPTTNPTTDPTTPEQNQETTG
- a CDS encoding Rieske (2Fe-2S) protein, with the protein product MTDRAQNAPQSPDHLADAAAEPERRLVLRTAGLGGGLVAAALLTGCGSSGSSGSSGSSAGAGSSAGAAASGGSGAGASTGGSAGAAAGIPTSKVPVGSGVIDADLKAVVTQPTAGSFKAFSNICTHQGCPVTQVQGEKIMCPCHGSEFSIKDGSVLQGPASKPLPAKTATVQGSTIVIS